The Rosa rugosa chromosome 3, drRosRugo1.1, whole genome shotgun sequence sequence TTTTTGCCCTTACTTTTTTCCCACAACTTCAGGGTGCCATTGAGCTGCTAGATGCTTCCAtcggtttcttctttcttcaactGCGTGTTTATTCCAAAGAAGGACAACCTACTTCTTTGATCTactgaaaaaaaaagagagagagagagagaggggtacaGAGTGAGTGATAGAACAATTGCACCCACCAAGagcaagaaagaagaagagggaaatTCACATCACGAGACTgaacagagagagaagagggagacgggaagaagaagaagaagaagaggaatctGGGTCTTGATCTGAAGCACCTGGCTTTTTTGGATatcacttttctttttcttggcaAATCTTGATCTACAGAGTGTGAGGTGCGTAGTTCCTTTTCGTTGATCTTTCGTGTTTGTGATTATCATCTAATTTCTATTTCAATTGTAGCCGGTTCGCTTCCAAAATCTGGTTGCTAAACTAAAGCAGCCGAGAGGGATGTCTAtgatttcttcttctccttctttggCTCAATTGAAACGTTTTGTTGGTTGGTTTGGAATATTACATATTCGGTGAATGTGCGTGTACTGTCTATCTGATGTTCAAGGATTCGTATTAATTTAGAACTTTTTATTAATCAAACTTATTTAACCACTAATCATGATTGGGGTCCTTAATTCTTTCAGCTGTTCAGATTTGCTGTCTATCAATCTGTGAACCAGAGTTTCAAATTGGATTGAGATTTGCAGAAGCCTTACAGTTTCATGAATCATTGTTGAGCTTGAACCAGGTAACTAAATTAATGTTTGATTCTATGTGATTTGCTTTTAAATTAAATATACATATAATTGAATAGTTAGTAAACCAGTTTGATGGTATTACACATATAACGCTGGACCCTTAACCTTTATATTACTACACAGAATTCCTAAAACTTTACTCTGTACTTTTGTTTATCATTTGTCTTCTGTTCAATAAGCTACAACAATGAACGAGAAAATTGGCAAATTCTGCTGTAAAGTTTGCAAATTTAGTTATACCTACAATGACAAATGAATAGATTGATTTCAATTTTATTGACTTGGTTCAGGAATTCAGTGTGAATATTGTAGTTTCATATTCAAACCTGTGTCACTAGAAAAATTACAGTTTCTATAAATGCACTTTTCATAtctcttttgatttgattcaaaattTATGTTAATATTTTTTCCTGGAATAATTCATTTTGTTTAGTATAATCTCACTTCTTTTTGTCAACAAAAAACCTGTCTAACTAAAAAGACTACAGTTTCTATAACTGTACACTTTaacttttattttgattttatttgagcctaatctaatttttttttttgtgcagtATTTCAATGTGCTAATGTCATTAACTCCTTCTTGAATGTTGTATGATATTTCTTGCATTGAATCAAATAAGTTGGTATTGAATTTCTTTCACTTAGTATTGATTGACATTGATTTTCAGTACTGCTCAGAAAGAATGCTCACATATTAATAGCCGTTTCtaatgtttttatgtttagCAACTTTTGACAGTACGATGCATTATTTGATACACAGACCACTACACCTTAATGAAATTGTTAAGTCAATTCCAGTAGTACTGGCTACAACTTTTTTGTTACTAACTGACATTGCCATGTTTTGGAGATTTGGTCTTGAGCACCACCATTGTATCTGGGGGAATATAGAATGTGTCTCTGTCTTTCATGTTGAACTTTTCTTCATGAAATAGTCGAAGATCATGAGAATGCAGATGATCAATTCAATCTTGATCTCATTCTAAAATTCTGTAATTGCTGGAAAATTTAGAATCCGTCTTAAAATAATCAAACTTAGTCATGAGAGATTGCCGGTTGTCAAAGTGGCATGATGGTTAGTTTTGGGGTTGTTAGGATATGCATTTAGTTGCTTCTAAGTTGGCGTCTATGAAGTAATGAAACTGTTGCAACAAGTTTAATATTTTTAATCAGGTTGGAACTAGAGGAATCATTCATGCGGTTTGTGCATTCTTTAGATACATTTGCAAAAAATCATTCATGCTGTCAATCATTTAAAGAGAAATTATTATCGTTactattgttttagttttatctaTACGTGATATTCAAATGTTCAGCTGATTTAACTGTCAAGTTACGACAAAAGAGGCTAAAGTTCTAAATTATGTTGTTGTCTAAAGCTGCAGTTTTGTTTAACAAGTGTGCTTTTattaaattaaatataaaaTTTCTTCTTTAAAATATTTGCAGAATGAATTGACACGAAATTAAAGTTTCATTATCACATTTTTGACCAATGATTCTtactgtttcttttttcttatttgtttttagGCATTGAAATCTAATTTGCTGTTTGTATGTAGTTCAGACTTGAAAGTTGCATATACTCGAGAACTTGGGAAAACCCGTTTTTTAAACTCCTAGACGCAGAAGTTTGACAGTTTAAGGATTCTGCTCCAAGGTTAGCATTCTGTATATATGCTAAAGAGAAAATTATCTTAATCTGTCAAGGTCTTTTAACATTGCAAGTAAAAGTTGTAAATAAACTGGCTAATACTCATTTGAGTGTCAAGCAATTACCTTCAGACTGGATCCTAGACCATTGTCATCATTCTAAACTGGAAGTGATATTATACAACATCATCAATGGAGATTGTCAGCAAGGAGAAAACCGACTGCAGTTCCAAACCACTTTTTCTAAAAACAAAGGAAAGCGACTTTTCGCACATCCTCCATGACTAGCTATCAATAGGATACATTATCAACTATTTTTTGTAAACCATTGCAGCAGCAATTGTAACTAAGTTAGCCTTAAACTATGACAACCTATTTTTTCAACATTGCCAATAGAACACGATCTATTTCATCTTTAGTTGTAAAACAGACATAAATCTTTTGTTAATTTAGTTCTTGAATAACGTTGTATTAGCTCCAAaaccgcagcaaagcgcgggctcaATTTCTAGTGACTTATGAAAGTAGATATATATGGTGCATTGACTAGCCAGGGATAGACTTCGACTATGCTTATGTTTTTATTTCAAGGTCCCCTGATAAGTTTTTAAAAGATATTTGCGACTAGGTACTTTATAAATGCCTGTTATGATCTGTCGATCGATTAGTAATCTCGTCGAGATTTCTAAGAAATATGATCAATCAAGCAACCCTCAACAGCTAGGTCAACCACTCATATACTTTATCTAATGAGGCTGAACACAATGTTTTTCAGTCCCCTAGATTTAGTACTCAGTCACCATGCCAGGCAATAATACACATTGCCATTGCTCTAGTACTCATTGTCACTGCCATATGTAGTAATCAATGAAGCACAGAATAATACACATCACAAAATTCTAGTGAAGAATGTAATAAATTATGATCCCAAAATGGGATGAGTTGAAGAAAACAGCAATTCAGTTTCAGTGTTTGCTTACAACAAAAGTTATTACAGACTGACCAGACATTACCTCATCAATGGAGAAACAAAGAACCCAATTTCAAGCATTGATGAAGGAAACAATCTCCTTCATCAGAGCCACAGCATTATCACAAGTCGGATTGTTCAAATGAAACACATGATCCTCCTCCTTAGACTCTACAACCTCCACACTCCCACTCCACTCACTTTTCTTCAACAGCTCACTGTAATGCCTCCCCCTATGCACCAACCCATCCTTCTCAGCAACACAAACCAGCACTCTCTCTGCCGTCAACTTCCCCAATTTCGGATCCTTACCCGGGTTTATCAACGGATCATCCGCCCCACTCGTGGTCGGAAAAGCAAACCTCCATATAGCTTCAGCCATCGCTCTATTTTCAGCCACAGTCGATTCAGCCCCAACTGGTTCTGACCCCCAAAAATAGGGATGCACCAAAGCAACCCCATTAAGCTTCACACCAACCAAACCCTCGGACCCAATTCTCAAACCCATGTGATGTGCTATATTAGCACCAGCACTATCACCACCCAAGAACACTCTCCCAAAGTCAGCATAGGTATTCAGCCACTCATCTGGTCCTTTTCCCTCAAAATGGGACCCGACCCATTTGAGCGCGGCCCATGAATCTTCAAACCCAATTGGGAGAGGGTTTTCTGGGGCCTTTCTATAAGCCACAGACACAGCAATCACATTTGCCTTGGCAACCAAGGAACTGACATAGCTGTTGTAATAGGCACAGAATGGTGATCCCATACAAAACCCACCTCCATGGTAGTAAACAAGGAGAGGAAGCTTTGCTGGGTTTTCAGTAATTTTGGCTTTGGGGATGTAGAGTCTAACAGTGAGCCCTGTTTCCTCTGAGATCACAGCGTCTTTGGTTTCGACACCGGTTTGGGGATCAAACGATGTTGGAACAACGTCAGTGTTGGCGAGGCGTTCGATTCGGCCGTCTTTGTAGATTTTGAGGAAGGGAGAGAAGTCTTTGTATACTTCAGTGCTTGGATTTGTATCCATGGCGGGGGAGGAGGAGGTCTGTGAGCGAGTAATAATGAAGGGCTTTCTGCGTGGAAAAGAGAGATGTGTGAATGAAGAAGAGGGGGGATTGGAATGGAGGTTTACAGTGAAAGTCtgagtttttggttttggacaTAAAGACATGGAAAGGCCATAAAAACAAGTAGCCATATCTCGACTACTTCGCCTGCAGCCAACCAGCAATTGATAAAGGTCACAATAATATCTCCAATATTATCTCTCTAGATTCCTTTGCTAGCCATGTGATGAATGTGATTTTCATGGGATGTCTAGGTGGTAATTTAAGGGATACAAAATGGGTGCCGGGTACATTTAGGTTTTAACATGACATGATAATACGATTCGAATTTAACACAAAATTAACAAATTTGAGTTAATTTTTGCTCGAGAAATATAAATCGACCTTAAAAAATAGATTAATAATCAATACCAAATTAGTGTAAAAAATAAGCAACTCAATATCAAATTTTTAAAACGATAATTAGGACTACTATCTCAATTTTCAACCACCGAGTTGTTTCTCTTTTGGATTTGGTTCAAATTTACTTGAGTTTGAGTAAATTTTTAACTTAGATCAACCTGAATTTCATTAGAATTTTGGAGTTCACATTCCTCGTTTTCGTGTGCTAAGTCGCTCTTATAAGGAATATTGAGTTAAGttggagcaaattggagttCAACTCGTGAGAATTGGATCATGGCCTGTTTGTGACTGGTAAATTTGGTTAGTTCATGTTCGTTTTACTTAATTCTCTTACAATCTAACCATTTTATTGTATTAAAAGGTAATTTAGTTCAAGCTTTCTAATACATTGCTGTCCCTGTCACTTGTTTTCCTCATTTTTGGTGTGTTCTTCTGGTAACTGGTGATCGAGACAACAACCAGAAGTTGTAAGCTTTCAAAAGGTAGGTGAATATGATCGAACAAGAAAATCTCATGAGAAGCCAAACTCTTTTGTGACACAACTTGATGCACAGTCACAAGTTAACCACATATCGTTAGTGGTAACGAGTGGACCACCTCAGTTTTTGGTTTTCCATTGAATTATTGCTCTAGTTTCCAACTTTCCATTAGAAAGGTGACAATGACATTGTGTCgtattgtttgtgtttgtgtaagTGGTGCCTCATTATTTTTattggttttcattttttttttcttgaataaATTGGGGATTTTATTTCGTAATTTGAACAATACAGATATTTCATTTAAGAGAAGTTACACTACATATTAGTTGATAATTCATTTCAATGTTTATTAACTGGAATATGGTAATTCCTTAGATTCGAAGAATTTGGTATAACAGATTTGACAATGGTCAGAACTCAGAAGTTGTGCTTTTGCTAACAAATTTGATCGCCTTGGAAGCTGACTATGCCAAAGGATAGAGCTAGAGAAACATGAGTTTGGGTTTTGGAACTTTCGTTCTATTTTTTGTATCTATTACCTGAATTTGGGTTTAGCCTCCGGAGAAAGACAAAATCAGATGCGAGCCTCTTAGCGGCAGTTTCTTCATTAATCTCTTCGATAACTACTTCAACGATTACATAACTTCTCGCACCACAATTGCATGTCTCTTGACTAGGGTGTAGCATTGTTTTGTTTGGAACTTTATTCTAACATTGTGTTTCTGTAATAAGTACGTTTTACCGTGGAATATGCTTTAGTTGCTAGAGATTTACTCCCCGTTAGGTTGAATAAGGCAAGACATACTGTTGCTATAACGGTTTAGGCTTTGATAGATGCAGTGTCCTGACCTTGATCATGTGTGATTATCTGATTGTAGCGATAAATGAACTGTCAATAACAAGAGAATAATTCTTAAACAAGAGAGTTCTTCACATATTCAAACATCACCATGAAGATGG is a genomic window containing:
- the LOC133736444 gene encoding probable carboxylesterase 12, which translates into the protein MATCFYGLSMSLCPKPKTQTFTVNLHSNPPSSSFTHLSFPRRKPFIITRSQTSSSPAMDTNPSTEVYKDFSPFLKIYKDGRIERLANTDVVPTSFDPQTGVETKDAVISEETGLTVRLYIPKAKITENPAKLPLLVYYHGGGFCMGSPFCAYYNSYVSSLVAKANVIAVSVAYRKAPENPLPIGFEDSWAALKWVGSHFEGKGPDEWLNTYADFGRVFLGGDSAGANIAHHMGLRIGSEGLVGVKLNGVALVHPYFWGSEPVGAESTVAENRAMAEAIWRFAFPTTSGADDPLINPGKDPKLGKLTAERVLVCVAEKDGLVHRGRHYSELLKKSEWSGSVEVVESKEEDHVFHLNNPTCDNAVALMKEIVSFINA